One genomic window of Mycteria americana isolate JAX WOST 10 ecotype Jacksonville Zoo and Gardens chromosome Z, USCA_MyAme_1.0, whole genome shotgun sequence includes the following:
- the LOX gene encoding protein-lysine 6-oxidase isoform X1, whose translation MHFAPPGLLLAQLHACIYWSCLWPAGCQQPPPRRDPPPPPAAWRQRIQWENNGQVYSLLSLGSQYQPPRRRQAAEAAGSPILLLRNNGTLPRGAAARAATAAQPQPAAAQPQPAAGSRGGSGARHWFQAGYQAPSGGRAADGQRSQGAATPAAAGAARSVSSGASRPSAPTSPAGGTGADGNRSSTGAGGLPPLSSFRPGREDVMVGDDPYNPYKYTDDNPYYNYYDTYERPRQGSRYRPGYGTGYFQYGLPDLVPDPYYIQASTYVQRMSMYNLRCAAEENCLASSAYRADVRDYDNRVLLRFPQRVKNQGTSDFLPSRPRYSWEWHSCHQHYHSMDEFSHYDLLDASSHRKVAEGHKASFCLEDTSCDYGYYRRYACTAHTQGLSPGCYDTYNADIDCQWIDITDVKPGNYILKVSVNPSYLVPESDYSNNIVRCDIRYTGHHAYASGCTISPY comes from the exons atgCATTTCGCGCCGCCGGGGCTCCTGCTCGCCCAGCTCCACGCGTGCATCTACTGGAGCTGCCTGTGGCCCGCCGGCtgccagcagccgccgccgcgccgcgaccccccgccgccgcccgccgcctggAGGCAGCGGATCCAGTGGGAGAACAACGGGCAGGTGTACAGCCTGCTCAGCCTCGGCTCCCAGTACCAGCCCCCCCGGCGCAGGcaggcggcggaggcggcgggcagccccatcctgctgctgcggAACAACGGCACGCTgccgcggggagccgccgcccgagccgccaccgccgcgcagccccagcccgccgccgcgcagccccagcccgccgccggcagccgggggggctcCGGCGCACGGCACTGGTTCCAGGCCGGCTACCAGGCTCCCTCCGGGGGTCGCGCCGCCGACGGGCAGCGGAGCCAGGGGGCCGCcacccccgcggccgccggggcggccCGGAGCGTCTCCTCGGGGGCGTCGCGACCCAGCGCTCCCaccagccccgccggcggcaccggggccgaCGGCAACCGGAGCAGCACCGGGGCCGGCGGCCTGCCGCCCCTCAGCAGCTTCAGACCCGGGCGGGAAGATGTCATGGTAGGAGACGACCCCTACAACCCCTACAAGTACACGGACGATAACCCCTATTACAACTACTACGACACCTACGAGAGGCCCCGCCAGGGCAGCAGGTACAGACCCGGCTATGGCACCGGCTACTTCCAGTATG GTCTCCCTGACTTAGTCCCGGATCCCTATTACATCCAGGCGTCCACGTATGTCCAGAGGATGTCCATGTATAACTTGAGATGTGCTGCCGAGGAGAACTGCCTGGCAAG TTCAGCTTATCGAGCAGATGTTAGAGACTATGACAATCGGGTGCTCCTGAGATTCCCCCAAAGAGTGAAAAATCAAGGCACATCAGACTTTCTGCCCAGCAGACCCCGTTATTCATGGGAGTGGCACAGCTGTCACCA ACATTATCACAGCATGGATGAATTCAGCCACTATGACTTGTTGGATGCAAGCTCACACAGAAAAGTTGCTGAAGGACACAAAGCAAGTTTCTGTCTTGAAGATACCTCCTGTGATTATGGATATTATAGACGGTACGCATGTACAGCGCATACGCAG GGACTGAGCCCTGGCTGCTACGACACTTACAACGCTGATATAGATTGCCAGTGGATTGATATTACAGATGTAAAACCTGGAAATTACATTCTGAAG GTGAGTGTAAACCCCAGCTACTTGGTGCCTGAATCCGATTACTCCAACAATATAGTACGCTGCGATATACGCTATACAGGCCACCATGCATATGCCTCTGGCTGTACAATTTCACC atACTGA
- the LOX gene encoding protein-lysine 6-oxidase isoform X2, which yields MHFAPPGLLLAQLHACIYWSCLWPAGCQQPPPRRDPPPPPAAWRQRIQWENNGQVYSLLSLGSQYQPPRRRQAAEAAGSPILLLRNNGTLPRGAAARAATAAQPQPAAAQPQPAAGSRGGSGARHWFQAGYQAPSGGRAADGQRSQGAATPAAAGAARSVSSGASRPSAPTSPAGGTGADGNRSSTGAGGLPPLSSFRPGREDVMVGDDPYNPYKYTDDNPYYNYYDTYERPRQGSRYRPGYGTGYFQYGLPDLVPDPYYIQASTYVQRMSMYNLRCAAEENCLASSAYRADVRDYDNRVLLRFPQRVKNQGTSDFLPSRPRYSWEWHSCHQHYHSMDEFSHYDLLDASSHRKVAEGHKASFCLEDTSCDYGYYRRYACTAHTQGLSPGCYDTYNADIDCQWIDITDVKPGNYILKILRKMQENG from the exons atgCATTTCGCGCCGCCGGGGCTCCTGCTCGCCCAGCTCCACGCGTGCATCTACTGGAGCTGCCTGTGGCCCGCCGGCtgccagcagccgccgccgcgccgcgaccccccgccgccgcccgccgcctggAGGCAGCGGATCCAGTGGGAGAACAACGGGCAGGTGTACAGCCTGCTCAGCCTCGGCTCCCAGTACCAGCCCCCCCGGCGCAGGcaggcggcggaggcggcgggcagccccatcctgctgctgcggAACAACGGCACGCTgccgcggggagccgccgcccgagccgccaccgccgcgcagccccagcccgccgccgcgcagccccagcccgccgccggcagccgggggggctcCGGCGCACGGCACTGGTTCCAGGCCGGCTACCAGGCTCCCTCCGGGGGTCGCGCCGCCGACGGGCAGCGGAGCCAGGGGGCCGCcacccccgcggccgccggggcggccCGGAGCGTCTCCTCGGGGGCGTCGCGACCCAGCGCTCCCaccagccccgccggcggcaccggggccgaCGGCAACCGGAGCAGCACCGGGGCCGGCGGCCTGCCGCCCCTCAGCAGCTTCAGACCCGGGCGGGAAGATGTCATGGTAGGAGACGACCCCTACAACCCCTACAAGTACACGGACGATAACCCCTATTACAACTACTACGACACCTACGAGAGGCCCCGCCAGGGCAGCAGGTACAGACCCGGCTATGGCACCGGCTACTTCCAGTATG GTCTCCCTGACTTAGTCCCGGATCCCTATTACATCCAGGCGTCCACGTATGTCCAGAGGATGTCCATGTATAACTTGAGATGTGCTGCCGAGGAGAACTGCCTGGCAAG TTCAGCTTATCGAGCAGATGTTAGAGACTATGACAATCGGGTGCTCCTGAGATTCCCCCAAAGAGTGAAAAATCAAGGCACATCAGACTTTCTGCCCAGCAGACCCCGTTATTCATGGGAGTGGCACAGCTGTCACCA ACATTATCACAGCATGGATGAATTCAGCCACTATGACTTGTTGGATGCAAGCTCACACAGAAAAGTTGCTGAAGGACACAAAGCAAGTTTCTGTCTTGAAGATACCTCCTGTGATTATGGATATTATAGACGGTACGCATGTACAGCGCATACGCAG GGACTGAGCCCTGGCTGCTACGACACTTACAACGCTGATATAGATTGCCAGTGGATTGATATTACAGATGTAAAACCTGGAAATTACATTCTGAAG atACTGAGAAAGATGCAAGAAAATGGATGA
- the LOX gene encoding protein-lysine 6-oxidase isoform X3, whose protein sequence is MHFAPPGLLLAQLHACIYWSCLWPAGCQQPPPRRDPPPPPAAWRQRIQWENNGQVYSLLSLGSQYQPPRRRQAAEAAGSPILLLRNNGTLPRGAAARAATAAQPQPAAAQPQPAAGSRGGSGARHWFQAGYQAPSGGRAADGQRSQGAATPAAAGAARSVSSGASRPSAPTSPAGGTGADGNRSSTGAGGLPPLSSFRPGREDVMVGDDPYNPYKYTDDNPYYNYYDTYERPRQGSRYRPGYGTGYFQYGLPDLVPDPYYIQASTYVQRMSMYNLRCAAEENCLASSAYRADVRDYDNRVLLRFPQRVKNQGTSDFLPSRPRYSWEWHSCHQHYHSMDEFSHYDLLDASSHRKVAEGHKASFCLEDTSCDYGYYRRYACTAHTQGLSPGCYDTYNADIDCQWIDITDVKPGNYILKVSVNPSYLVPESDYSNNIVRCDIRYTGHHAYASGCTISP, encoded by the exons atgCATTTCGCGCCGCCGGGGCTCCTGCTCGCCCAGCTCCACGCGTGCATCTACTGGAGCTGCCTGTGGCCCGCCGGCtgccagcagccgccgccgcgccgcgaccccccgccgccgcccgccgcctggAGGCAGCGGATCCAGTGGGAGAACAACGGGCAGGTGTACAGCCTGCTCAGCCTCGGCTCCCAGTACCAGCCCCCCCGGCGCAGGcaggcggcggaggcggcgggcagccccatcctgctgctgcggAACAACGGCACGCTgccgcggggagccgccgcccgagccgccaccgccgcgcagccccagcccgccgccgcgcagccccagcccgccgccggcagccgggggggctcCGGCGCACGGCACTGGTTCCAGGCCGGCTACCAGGCTCCCTCCGGGGGTCGCGCCGCCGACGGGCAGCGGAGCCAGGGGGCCGCcacccccgcggccgccggggcggccCGGAGCGTCTCCTCGGGGGCGTCGCGACCCAGCGCTCCCaccagccccgccggcggcaccggggccgaCGGCAACCGGAGCAGCACCGGGGCCGGCGGCCTGCCGCCCCTCAGCAGCTTCAGACCCGGGCGGGAAGATGTCATGGTAGGAGACGACCCCTACAACCCCTACAAGTACACGGACGATAACCCCTATTACAACTACTACGACACCTACGAGAGGCCCCGCCAGGGCAGCAGGTACAGACCCGGCTATGGCACCGGCTACTTCCAGTATG GTCTCCCTGACTTAGTCCCGGATCCCTATTACATCCAGGCGTCCACGTATGTCCAGAGGATGTCCATGTATAACTTGAGATGTGCTGCCGAGGAGAACTGCCTGGCAAG TTCAGCTTATCGAGCAGATGTTAGAGACTATGACAATCGGGTGCTCCTGAGATTCCCCCAAAGAGTGAAAAATCAAGGCACATCAGACTTTCTGCCCAGCAGACCCCGTTATTCATGGGAGTGGCACAGCTGTCACCA ACATTATCACAGCATGGATGAATTCAGCCACTATGACTTGTTGGATGCAAGCTCACACAGAAAAGTTGCTGAAGGACACAAAGCAAGTTTCTGTCTTGAAGATACCTCCTGTGATTATGGATATTATAGACGGTACGCATGTACAGCGCATACGCAG GGACTGAGCCCTGGCTGCTACGACACTTACAACGCTGATATAGATTGCCAGTGGATTGATATTACAGATGTAAAACCTGGAAATTACATTCTGAAG GTGAGTGTAAACCCCAGCTACTTGGTGCCTGAATCCGATTACTCCAACAATATAGTACGCTGCGATATACGCTATACAGGCCACCATGCATATGCCTCTGGCTGTACAATTTCACCGTAA